From the genome of Winogradskyella forsetii, one region includes:
- a CDS encoding rhodanese-like domain-containing protein, whose amino-acid sequence MTAFCFNVSCIDSKLDNSEVKLVTAEEMQSILELDDVQLVDVRTPEEHDEIHIANAQNIDFMSPTFEEDISKLDKKKPVILYCKSGGRSAKCAKKMKDAGFEKIYDLEGGISKWKHSDKLDIKVKS is encoded by the coding sequence ATGACAGCATTTTGCTTTAATGTAAGTTGTATCGATAGTAAGCTAGACAACTCAGAAGTAAAACTGGTCACAGCTGAGGAAATGCAGTCTATTTTAGAATTAGACGACGTGCAGTTGGTTGATGTGCGCACGCCAGAGGAACATGATGAAATTCATATAGCGAATGCTCAGAATATAGATTTTATGTCTCCAACGTTTGAGGAAGACATTTCTAAACTCGATAAAAAGAAACCTGTTATTTTGTATTGTAAATCTGGCGGACGAAGTGCCAAGTGTGCTAAAAAGATGAAAGACGCTGGATTCGAAAAAATATACGACCTCGAAGGAGGAATTTCCAAATGGAAACATTCCGATAAACTAGATATTAAAGTTAAATCTTAA
- a CDS encoding protein-disulfide reductase DsbD family protein, translated as MNFKKVLLLCLLAFSFSFNLFAQVFDPVKWETKVEKVSDTEYDLISTATIDSGWHLYSQVVPEGGPIATGFSYTTNADFELIGQTSEDEGHVVDDPVFEMKIKFFENKAEFRQRIKVLTKELSIVEGEVEFMVCDDEKCLPPTYVDLKFNLKPTKVIEADSEDKAESFRNSESKIFEPVKWNTSVEKISDSEYVLVSKASIDEGWKLYSQKVPEGGPIPTGFEYTIEDGVELVGETTEEKGKEVMDKVFEMKIKFFKNSAEFRQKVKVLDKSTTSVSSEVSFMACDDERCLAPTYVDLEYDLTKSVSASKDTYSYSEPKEEKNEGLWTIFILGLGAGFIALFTPCVFPLIPMTVSFFTKQSKTKSQGIKNALIYGLCIIVIYVILGTGVVAIFGASAINEFSTGVAFNLIFFVILVIFAVSFLGAFEIMLPNSWANKIDRKADKGGYTGIFFMALALAIVSFSCTGPFVGNIIVLSATTGGLAPMIGMLGFSLALALPFGLFAAFPGWLNSLPKSGGWLNTVKVVLGFLELAFAFKFLSQADLVLQLHFLEREVFIAIWIAIFGALSLYLLGKIQLPHDSPLKHISVGRLLLGLLSLSFTVYMIPGLWGAPLNLISAFPPPLDYSESPYGVGNAKTGGESTISLADLPEGAHLLAPHDILAFNDYDKGLAYAKEVGKPVMLDFTGWACVNCRKMEQNVWVEPNVLSKLKNDVVLISLYVDEKIDFPEGEAPDSKLRPGKKLRNKGQKWSEMQTIKYKTNTQPYYVLMDHNEENLIEPVGYTPDAENYSAWLEAGIGNFKN; from the coding sequence ATGAACTTTAAAAAAGTACTTCTGCTCTGCCTTTTGGCGTTTTCTTTTTCATTCAATTTGTTTGCCCAAGTTTTTGATCCTGTAAAATGGGAAACTAAAGTTGAAAAGGTATCTGATACTGAATACGATTTAATTTCTACGGCCACAATCGATTCTGGCTGGCATTTGTATTCGCAAGTGGTACCAGAAGGTGGTCCAATTGCTACGGGATTTTCTTATACAACCAATGCAGATTTTGAGCTGATTGGCCAAACCTCTGAAGATGAAGGACATGTCGTTGACGATCCGGTTTTTGAAATGAAAATTAAGTTTTTTGAGAACAAGGCCGAGTTTAGACAGCGCATTAAGGTTTTAACTAAGGAATTATCTATTGTTGAAGGGGAAGTGGAATTTATGGTCTGTGATGACGAAAAATGTTTACCGCCAACTTATGTTGACCTCAAATTTAATTTGAAGCCGACGAAAGTCATTGAAGCTGATTCAGAAGATAAAGCTGAGAGTTTTAGGAATTCGGAATCCAAAATATTTGAACCTGTAAAATGGAATACCTCAGTCGAAAAAATTAGTGATTCTGAATACGTTTTGGTCTCAAAAGCATCCATTGATGAAGGGTGGAAGTTGTATTCCCAAAAAGTACCTGAAGGTGGTCCAATACCAACTGGATTTGAATACACCATTGAAGATGGTGTTGAGTTAGTCGGAGAAACCACTGAAGAAAAAGGCAAAGAGGTGATGGATAAAGTCTTCGAAATGAAGATTAAGTTCTTTAAGAATTCGGCTGAGTTCAGACAAAAAGTTAAAGTTTTAGATAAAAGCACCACTTCTGTTTCATCTGAAGTTAGCTTTATGGCCTGTGATGATGAACGCTGTTTAGCGCCTACTTATGTAGATTTGGAATATGATTTAACTAAAAGCGTTTCAGCCTCAAAAGATACTTACAGTTATTCCGAACCTAAAGAAGAAAAAAATGAGGGACTATGGACCATATTTATTTTGGGATTAGGAGCAGGATTTATTGCGCTTTTTACACCTTGCGTTTTTCCTTTAATTCCAATGACAGTTAGCTTTTTTACAAAACAAAGTAAGACCAAATCACAAGGAATTAAAAATGCTTTAATCTATGGTTTGTGCATTATAGTTATTTATGTGATTTTAGGAACTGGAGTGGTGGCCATTTTTGGAGCAAGTGCTATAAATGAATTTTCCACTGGTGTTGCTTTCAATTTAATATTTTTTGTGATTCTAGTAATTTTTGCGGTTTCATTTTTGGGAGCATTCGAAATTATGCTGCCGAACTCTTGGGCAAATAAAATTGATAGAAAAGCAGATAAAGGCGGTTATACTGGAATATTTTTTATGGCTTTGGCATTGGCTATTGTCTCGTTTTCTTGTACGGGACCTTTTGTGGGGAACATTATAGTTCTATCTGCAACAACAGGAGGCCTAGCGCCAATGATTGGTATGTTAGGTTTTTCCTTAGCCTTAGCATTACCATTTGGCTTATTTGCAGCATTTCCGGGTTGGTTAAATTCTTTACCTAAATCTGGCGGTTGGTTAAATACAGTAAAAGTTGTTTTAGGGTTTTTGGAATTGGCATTTGCTTTTAAATTCCTTTCACAGGCAGATTTAGTATTGCAGTTACATTTTTTAGAACGTGAAGTGTTCATCGCTATATGGATTGCCATTTTTGGTGCGTTGTCCTTATACCTTTTAGGTAAAATCCAATTGCCTCACGATTCGCCATTAAAACACATTTCTGTAGGTCGTTTATTATTAGGCTTGTTAAGTTTGTCCTTTACTGTTTATATGATTCCAGGACTCTGGGGAGCGCCATTAAATTTAATAAGTGCATTTCCGCCACCATTGGATTACAGTGAATCGCCTTACGGCGTAGGGAATGCAAAGACAGGTGGAGAAAGTACAATCAGTCTTGCAGATTTACCCGAAGGCGCCCACTTATTAGCACCACACGATATTTTAGCGTTTAACGACTATGATAAAGGCTTGGCATATGCAAAAGAAGTTGGAAAGCCAGTCATGCTGGATTTTACGGGTTGGGCTTGTGTTAATTGCCGTAAAATGGAACAGAATGTTTGGGTTGAGCCCAATGTATTGTCTAAACTTAAAAATGACGTGGTTCTTATTTCACTTTATGTTGATGAAAAAATTGATTTTCCAGAAGGCGAAGCACCAGATTCTAAATTACGACCAGGAAAAAAACTTAGAAACAAAGGTCAAAAATGGAGCGAGATGCAAACTATTAAGTATAAAACCAATACACAACCTTATTATGTTTTGATGGATCATAACGAAGAAAATCTAATTGAACCTGTGGGCTATACACCAGATGCGGAGAATTATAGCGCTTGGTTGGAAGCAGGGATTGGGAATTTTAAGAACTGA
- a CDS encoding DUF6364 family protein: protein MNTKLTLTIQREIIERAKTYAKEKNRSLSDIIENYLKSLTKEEQKQKRSKLNPVVESLKGSFKMPKDMDYKKELKERLEKKYL, encoded by the coding sequence ATGAACACAAAGTTGACCTTGACCATACAGAGAGAAATCATTGAAAGAGCAAAAACTTATGCGAAGGAAAAAAATCGTAGTTTATCCGATATTATCGAAAACTATTTGAAATCACTGACCAAAGAAGAACAAAAGCAAAAACGTAGCAAACTAAATCCAGTAGTAGAATCATTAAAAGGGTCTTTTAAAATGCCAAAGGATATGGATTACAAAAAAGAACTTAAAGAGCGTTTAGAAAAAAAATACTTGTAA
- a CDS encoding rhodanese-like domain-containing protein, with protein MANLSQDDWAKQLEKDTNAVVLDVRTQEEVDEGMIPNAIHLDIYKGQAFVDELEELDKTKNYYVYCRSGGRSGQACGIMNQLGFDNAYNLKGGFMEWQGEVANQE; from the coding sequence ATGGCAAATTTATCACAAGACGATTGGGCAAAACAACTAGAAAAAGATACTAATGCAGTTGTTTTGGATGTTAGAACACAGGAAGAAGTTGATGAAGGTATGATTCCTAATGCAATTCATTTAGATATTTATAAAGGTCAAGCTTTTGTTGATGAACTAGAGGAGTTGGACAAGACCAAAAACTATTATGTGTATTGCAGATCTGGAGGGAGAAGTGGTCAGGCCTGTGGAATAATGAACCAATTAGGTTTTGATAATGCCTATAATTTAAAAGGTGGTTTTATGGAATGGCAAGGTGAGGTTGCCAATCAGGAATAA
- a CDS encoding YceI family protein, whose amino-acid sequence MKNRNSKIAMLIVLALSFMSYTAVSDKIVDIEKSSVTWKGYKVTGQHEGTINLASGKLSFDGETLTGGTFVMDMTSINTTDLEGEYKGKLDGHLKSADFFGVEKFPVATLEFINVSGKDGDYKVKANLTIKETTKPVEFSMTVNKNSAKASLEIDRTEYDIKYGSSSFFDGLKDKAIYDNFDLIVNLSF is encoded by the coding sequence ATGAAAAACAGAAATTCTAAAATTGCAATGCTAATCGTATTAGCGCTATCATTTATGTCTTACACAGCAGTTTCAGACAAAATAGTTGATATTGAAAAAAGCTCGGTAACCTGGAAAGGCTATAAAGTTACGGGTCAGCACGAAGGAACAATTAATTTGGCTAGCGGCAAACTATCTTTTGACGGAGAAACACTTACAGGAGGAACATTTGTTATGGATATGACATCTATAAATACAACGGATTTAGAAGGTGAATACAAAGGTAAACTAGATGGTCATTTAAAATCTGCAGACTTTTTTGGTGTAGAAAAATTTCCTGTAGCAACCTTAGAATTTATAAACGTTTCTGGTAAAGATGGTGATTACAAAGTAAAAGCTAATTTAACTATAAAAGAAACTACTAAACCAGTAGAGTTTTCAATGACCGTAAATAAAAATTCAGCTAAAGCATCTTTAGAAATAGACCGGACAGAATATGATATTAAATATGGTTCTTCAAGCTTTTTTGATGGATTAAAAGATAAAGCTATATATGATAATTTCGACTTAATTGTCAATTTATCATTCTAA
- a CDS encoding thioredoxin family protein → MKTLKLLAITLILTCSTLAINAQGYKVGETATDFKLENIDGNMVSLSDYEDAKGFIITFTCNTCPYAVAYEDRIEALNKKYAAKGFPVIAIMPNNTEVKPGDNMEAMKTRAEEKGFTFPYLMDKDQKVYPQYGATKTPHMYVLQKTDKGNVVKYIGAIDDNYKDEDAVKETYVEDAVDALLNGEEVKVKETRAIGCSIKV, encoded by the coding sequence ATGAAAACACTAAAATTATTAGCAATTACTTTGATCTTAACATGCTCTACTTTGGCTATAAATGCCCAAGGTTACAAAGTTGGTGAGACAGCCACAGACTTTAAACTTGAGAATATTGATGGTAACATGGTATCCTTATCGGATTACGAAGACGCAAAAGGCTTCATTATTACTTTTACCTGCAATACTTGTCCTTATGCCGTTGCTTACGAAGACAGAATAGAAGCTTTAAATAAAAAATATGCCGCCAAGGGTTTTCCTGTAATAGCTATTATGCCAAATAACACTGAGGTTAAACCTGGCGACAATATGGAAGCCATGAAAACAAGAGCTGAAGAAAAAGGTTTCACGTTTCCATACTTAATGGACAAAGATCAGAAGGTTTATCCACAATATGGCGCAACGAAAACGCCTCACATGTATGTGTTGCAAAAAACAGATAAAGGTAATGTGGTAAAATATATTGGAGCTATAGACGATAATTATAAGGACGAAGACGCCGTGAAAGAGACGTATGTAGAAGATGCCGTAGATGCTCTTTTAAATGGCGAAGAGGTTAAAGTGAAAGAGACGAGAGCAATTGGTTGTTCTATAAAGGTTTAA
- a CDS encoding type II toxin-antitoxin system VapC family toxin, translating to MDHILIDTDVLLDFFFDRKPNADFSAEILNRCAEKELKGYTTPAIISNVYYLLRKTAKHTIIVEKLKQLLNIIEIVKMDKRAVLNALNSEFKDFEDALQNFSAMENGDIKIILTRNLKDFKKSELAIFTPETYLKGKAAN from the coding sequence ATGGATCATATTCTAATAGATACAGATGTTTTACTTGATTTCTTTTTTGACCGAAAACCGAATGCAGACTTTTCAGCAGAAATCCTTAATCGCTGTGCAGAAAAGGAACTGAAAGGCTATACAACTCCAGCAATTATTTCTAACGTTTATTATCTGCTACGAAAAACAGCAAAGCACACTATTATAGTGGAGAAATTAAAACAACTTCTCAACATTATTGAGATTGTTAAAATGGATAAACGTGCTGTTTTAAACGCACTAAATTCTGAATTTAAAGATTTTGAAGATGCACTGCAAAATTTTTCAGCTATGGAAAATGGAGATATAAAGATTATTCTAACACGAAATTTGAAAGACTTTAAAAAGAGTGAATTGGCTATTTTTACACCTGAAACCTATTTAAAAGGAAAAGCAGCTAATTGA
- a CDS encoding TlpA family protein disulfide reductase, whose translation MKYLSLIVVILLMSCKNETSSQAIEESNQNSLVDQVEPNMAQPETNRPFEVYDYDGLEPLINKEDDKVHVVNFWATWCAPCVKELPYFEAVNETYKAKGVEVLLVSLDFPKDYDTKLTPFLEKKSITSKVVALDDTDQNRWIPAIDENWSGAIPATIIYMGDKRQFYEKSFTQDELETELLKFLSADR comes from the coding sequence ATGAAGTATTTATCACTCATAGTTGTAATATTATTAATGTCTTGCAAAAATGAGACGTCATCCCAAGCTATAGAGGAGTCAAATCAAAATTCATTGGTAGATCAAGTTGAACCTAATATGGCGCAACCAGAAACTAATAGACCATTTGAGGTATATGACTATGATGGTTTAGAACCTTTAATTAATAAGGAAGACGATAAGGTGCATGTTGTTAATTTTTGGGCCACTTGGTGTGCACCTTGTGTTAAAGAGCTACCGTATTTTGAAGCTGTTAATGAAACCTATAAAGCTAAAGGGGTGGAAGTGCTATTGGTTAGTTTAGATTTTCCTAAGGATTACGATACTAAACTAACGCCATTTTTAGAAAAGAAGTCAATAACATCTAAAGTGGTAGCTTTAGATGATACGGACCAAAACAGATGGATTCCTGCAATCGATGAAAATTGGTCGGGAGCAATACCTGCAACTATTATATATATGGGAGACAAACGACAGTTTTACGAAAAATCATTTACACAAGACGAATTAGAAACCGAATTGCTTAAATTCCTGTCTGCTGACAGGTAG
- a CDS encoding MarR family winged helix-turn-helix transcriptional regulator, translated as MKELEKRLQTNKELPLHKATVINLFFSHNYIKDALLLELKPYDLSLEQFNVLRILRGQNSNPINLQDIQERMVSKMSNTTRLVDKLIKKGFVKRTICKANRRKVEILITDLGLNTLKIIDPIINTTEENLTKNLTHEELTQLNNLLIKLKNQ; from the coding sequence ATGAAAGAGTTAGAAAAAAGATTACAAACAAATAAGGAATTACCGTTGCATAAAGCTACAGTAATCAATCTATTTTTTTCTCATAATTACATTAAAGATGCGTTATTACTAGAGTTAAAGCCTTACGATTTATCCTTAGAACAATTCAATGTATTAAGAATTTTAAGAGGTCAAAATAGTAACCCTATTAATTTACAAGACATACAAGAGCGTATGGTAAGTAAAATGAGTAACACTACCAGACTGGTTGATAAACTAATAAAAAAAGGGTTTGTTAAACGTACTATTTGTAAAGCGAATAGAAGAAAAGTAGAAATTTTAATTACAGATTTAGGTTTAAATACCTTGAAAATAATTGACCCTATTATAAATACCACTGAAGAAAACTTAACAAAAAACTTAACTCACGAAGAGTTAACGCAATTAAATAATCTTTTAATAAAACTTAAAAATCAATAA
- a CDS encoding sigma-54-dependent transcriptional regulator gives MVLKNATILVIDDDVDVLTALRLLLKPLVKDVVTEKNPSNISAQIERTNYDIVILDMNFNGLVNTGNEGIFWLNKIQKQKPETAVILMTAYADIDLAIRGLKEGASDFLMKPWKNEKIVETITTILSHKKSTNSKKEPLNSNSAEIIGDSDVMNDVFVKLKKVAPTDANVLVLGENGTGKDLIARALHDNSNRKDKPFIKVDVGALTASLFESELFGYKKGAFTDAREDRKGRFEAANGGTLFLDEIGNISLGQQVRLLTVLQNRQVTPLGSNESIPIDIRLICATNIDPKTLADEKKFRKDLIYRINTVDIIVPPLRDRGTDITELAHHFVSVYAEKYNKNPFTFDSGFISKLKQHDFPGNVRELQYVLERAVIMTDGSVLKPDDLVFSSIERSTSTTSLETKSLNLDDLEKNAILTVLEKNKGNVSKSAKELGITRAALYRRLEKHEL, from the coding sequence ATGGTATTAAAAAACGCTACAATATTAGTTATTGATGATGATGTTGATGTTTTAACAGCATTGCGATTATTATTAAAGCCACTCGTTAAAGACGTTGTAACTGAAAAGAATCCGAGTAATATTTCCGCGCAAATAGAACGCACTAATTATGACATCGTCATATTAGACATGAACTTCAATGGTTTGGTCAATACTGGGAATGAAGGTATTTTTTGGTTAAATAAAATCCAGAAACAAAAACCTGAAACCGCCGTGATATTAATGACAGCTTATGCAGACATTGATTTGGCAATACGAGGATTAAAAGAGGGCGCTTCAGATTTTTTAATGAAGCCTTGGAAAAATGAAAAAATCGTTGAAACCATTACTACCATTCTAAGCCATAAAAAATCAACTAATTCTAAAAAAGAACCGCTCAATTCAAATTCTGCTGAAATCATTGGTGACAGTGACGTTATGAACGACGTCTTTGTAAAGCTTAAAAAAGTAGCGCCTACCGATGCTAATGTTTTAGTGCTTGGCGAAAACGGTACAGGAAAAGATTTAATTGCTAGAGCACTTCATGATAACTCCAACCGAAAAGACAAGCCTTTTATAAAAGTTGATGTTGGTGCACTTACGGCATCTCTTTTTGAAAGTGAATTGTTCGGTTATAAAAAAGGCGCTTTTACAGATGCCAGAGAGGATCGCAAAGGTCGATTTGAAGCTGCAAATGGTGGCACATTATTTCTTGATGAAATTGGGAATATCAGTTTAGGCCAACAAGTGAGATTATTAACCGTTCTTCAGAATAGACAAGTCACGCCTTTAGGCTCCAATGAATCTATTCCGATTGATATTCGGTTGATTTGCGCTACTAATATTGACCCGAAAACATTAGCAGATGAAAAGAAGTTCAGGAAAGATTTAATTTATAGAATTAACACGGTTGATATTATTGTTCCTCCGCTACGAGATCGTGGCACCGACATTACCGAATTAGCGCATCATTTTGTATCGGTTTATGCCGAAAAATATAATAAGAACCCTTTTACGTTTGATTCTGGATTTATTTCAAAATTAAAACAACATGACTTCCCAGGGAATGTAAGAGAACTTCAATATGTTTTAGAACGTGCCGTAATTATGACGGATGGTTCAGTTCTAAAACCTGATGATTTGGTATTCTCATCCATTGAACGTTCAACTTCAACAACAAGTCTTGAAACTAAAAGTTTAAATTTAGACGACTTAGAAAAAAATGCAATTCTAACCGTTTTAGAAAAAAACAAAGGCAATGTTTCTAAATCTGCCAAAGAACTCGGCATCACTAGAGCAGCTTTATATAGACGATTAGAAAAGCATGAACTATAG
- a CDS encoding DUF3124 domain-containing protein, producing MKRIKFFTLLLLLFIVTFACEKKAPNNDPKMTGKDHIIDKRVTFNKTDKAIKKVYVPVYSNIYQRTRNDRTSLTSTLSIHNTSETDTLFITRIDYFNTEGKLVEKYLESPIYVNTFETIEYVVSEADNSGGSGANFVIEWYGDKKLNPLFQAVMIGGLGNKTFSFTTEGIYFE from the coding sequence ATGAAACGGATTAAATTCTTCACATTATTATTATTATTATTTATAGTCACGTTTGCTTGTGAAAAAAAGGCACCTAATAATGATCCAAAAATGACAGGAAAGGATCATATTATAGATAAACGGGTGACCTTCAATAAAACTGATAAAGCCATAAAAAAAGTCTATGTACCAGTTTATTCCAATATTTATCAACGGACTCGAAATGACAGGACATCATTAACTTCAACATTAAGTATTCATAATACAAGTGAAACGGATACTTTGTTCATTACGCGTATCGATTATTTTAATACGGAAGGAAAATTGGTTGAGAAGTATCTTGAATCTCCGATATATGTTAATACTTTTGAGACCATAGAATATGTAGTTTCTGAGGCAGATAATAGTGGAGGATCTGGTGCTAATTTTGTAATTGAATGGTATGGTGATAAAAAACTGAATCCTTTATTTCAAGCTGTTATGATTGGTGGATTAGGTAATAAAACATTTTCTTTTACTACTGAAGGAATATATTTTGAGTAA
- a CDS encoding efflux RND transporter periplasmic adaptor subunit produces the protein MDVPIKKKKFSNQKIGLALGVLAIVALILYVIFETSGGSKLNVEKERISINTVSKDVFQENIPVNGIVLPITTIYLDALEGGRVEEKFVEDGALLKKGEPILRLSNTDLELSLVNQETSVYNLLTQMQISQNAARQNTINRQNQFTDVENSLIEAERVYNLNKRLYEKGAIGRMDYESSENNFEYQKERMKLAEQVLSEDSISSKLEVNQAKNSYARTQSALELMRKKVGDLVVRAPIDGQLTSLDAEIGQSINKGTRLGQVDVTSGYKVRVDIDEHYISRIYNGQRGTFTLNNKTYTLEIKKVFTQVTNGRFQVDMKFEGDVPEGIRRGQNLQIRVALSAEKEALLVAKGGFFQKTGGNWIFKVSEDGDTAYKVNIRLGSQNTEYYEVLDGLNPGDKVVTSSYDSFGDTEELILK, from the coding sequence ATGGACGTTCCAATTAAAAAGAAGAAATTTTCAAATCAAAAGATAGGATTGGCTTTAGGTGTTTTGGCAATCGTAGCTTTAATCTTATATGTTATTTTTGAGACTTCGGGCGGTTCTAAATTGAATGTAGAAAAGGAGCGTATTTCCATCAACACAGTTTCAAAAGATGTCTTTCAAGAGAATATTCCTGTTAACGGAATCGTTCTTCCTATTACTACAATCTATTTGGATGCTTTAGAAGGTGGACGTGTAGAGGAGAAGTTTGTAGAAGATGGCGCTTTATTAAAAAAGGGAGAACCCATTCTACGATTATCTAATACGGATTTGGAGTTGAGCTTAGTGAATCAAGAAACCTCTGTTTACAACTTATTGACCCAAATGCAGATTTCCCAGAATGCCGCTCGTCAAAATACCATTAATAGACAAAATCAATTTACGGATGTTGAAAACAGTTTAATCGAAGCAGAACGTGTTTACAATTTGAACAAGCGCCTATATGAAAAAGGAGCCATCGGCAGAATGGATTATGAGTCGTCTGAGAATAATTTCGAGTATCAAAAAGAACGTATGAAATTAGCAGAACAGGTCTTGTCTGAAGATTCAATTTCATCAAAACTGGAAGTGAACCAAGCAAAAAATTCTTACGCCAGAACACAAAGTGCTTTGGAATTGATGCGCAAAAAAGTAGGGGATTTAGTGGTTAGGGCTCCTATTGATGGGCAATTGACATCCCTAGATGCCGAAATCGGACAGTCTATAAATAAAGGTACACGTTTAGGGCAAGTAGATGTGACCAGTGGTTATAAAGTAAGAGTTGATATCGATGAGCATTATATTTCAAGAATTTATAACGGTCAAAGAGGAACGTTCACCTTAAATAATAAAACCTACACTTTAGAAATCAAGAAAGTATTCACGCAAGTAACCAATGGTCGTTTTCAAGTCGATATGAAATTTGAAGGCGATGTTCCAGAAGGTATCAGAAGAGGTCAGAATTTACAGATTCGTGTAGCTTTGAGCGCTGAGAAAGAGGCCTTACTAGTGGCAAAAGGAGGCTTTTTTCAAAAAACAGGAGGTAACTGGATTTTTAAAGTCAGTGAAGATGGTGATACCGCTTATAAAGTAAATATCAGGTTAGGAAGTCAGAATACAGAATATTATGAAGTTTTAGACGGTTTAAATCCTGGTGATAAAGTGGTGACCTCAAGTTACGATTCCTTTGGAGATACCGAAGAACTTATTTTGAAATGA
- a CDS encoding sensor histidine kinase: MNYRTYILKLFFRIILLVGAILGLIYTIYIDQTAYSILIGILLLYLISNTYTFVKRRFVAMDDFFEAVKYRDFSRWFPEDRGPKDIRFLYTGFNEINRTIKEINSQNEAQYVYLQKILEMVDIGIIAYNLESGDVLWSNEPFGEILDVPSFKNIRFIENRKPELFNTIFETYHREPDSISIALQNESIKILISDTVFQVKEDAFKLIVIQDIDNTLNKNESESWKKLLSVMTHEIMNSITPISSLADTLQQNLQLAIEHPEETRLELEDLNAGVKTIKNRSEGLLKFAKTYRSLSKVTQLNLQRVKIEDLFNNIQRLMEPSIKSKNIDIEFNITSPKLELDIDTHLIEQVLINLILNAVDACKNKDEAKIKVQASQNPNRDIIIKVYDNGSGIPSDILESIFVPFFTSKTTGSGIGLSLCKQIMLLHKGRIIVKSIEGEGSVFSLVF; this comes from the coding sequence ATGAACTATAGAACGTACATCCTTAAACTTTTTTTTAGAATTATACTTCTTGTTGGAGCTATCTTAGGTCTTATTTATACTATTTATATTGATCAAACAGCCTATTCCATTTTAATTGGAATCCTATTACTTTATTTAATAAGTAACACTTACACTTTTGTAAAAAGACGATTTGTAGCCATGGACGATTTTTTCGAAGCCGTAAAATATCGTGATTTCTCAAGATGGTTTCCTGAAGATAGAGGCCCAAAAGATATTCGTTTTCTCTATACAGGTTTTAATGAGATTAATAGAACCATTAAAGAAATCAACTCGCAAAACGAAGCACAATATGTGTATTTGCAGAAGATTCTGGAAATGGTAGATATTGGAATTATCGCTTATAATTTAGAATCTGGAGATGTACTGTGGAGCAATGAGCCTTTTGGCGAAATATTGGATGTACCATCATTTAAAAACATTAGGTTTATTGAAAACAGGAAACCAGAATTATTCAACACCATCTTTGAAACTTATCACAGGGAGCCCGATTCTATTTCGATTGCCCTTCAGAATGAAAGTATAAAAATCTTAATTTCGGATACCGTTTTTCAAGTTAAAGAAGATGCTTTTAAATTGATCGTAATTCAGGATATTGATAATACCTTGAATAAAAACGAATCGGAATCCTGGAAGAAGTTATTAAGCGTGATGACCCATGAAATCATGAATTCCATTACACCGATTTCATCTTTGGCAGATACACTTCAGCAAAACCTGCAACTAGCGATTGAGCATCCTGAAGAAACCCGATTGGAATTGGAGGATTTAAATGCTGGTGTAAAAACAATTAAAAACCGAAGTGAAGGGCTTTTAAAATTTGCTAAAACCTACAGGAGTTTGAGTAAAGTAACACAGCTCAATTTACAACGTGTTAAAATTGAGGATTTGTTCAATAATATCCAACGCCTTATGGAACCCTCTATAAAGTCAAAAAATATTGATATTGAATTCAATATTACATCTCCAAAATTAGAGTTGGATATTGACACGCACCTTATCGAACAAGTTTTAATCAATCTTATTTTAAATGCAGTTGACGCCTGCAAAAACAAAGACGAGGCAAAAATTAAAGTACAAGCCTCTCAAAATCCAAATAGAGATATTATTATTAAAGTTTACGACAATGGCTCTGGGATTCCATCAGATATTCTAGAAAGCATCTTTGTACCTTTCTTTACCAGCAAAACTACCGGAAGTGGCATTGGCTTAAGTCTTTGTAAGCAAATTATGCTGCTTCACAAAGGACGCATTATTGTAAAAAGTATTGAAGGAGAAGGATCTGTTTTTAGTTTGGTGTTTTAA